In Candidatus Polarisedimenticolia bacterium, the DNA window TCGAGCGGCAGGTCAGGCACATGGTTCGGCTCATCGACGACCTGCTGGATGTCTCACGCATCTCGCGCGGTGCACTGGAGCTCCGGCTCGAGGAGATCCGGTTCGCGGAGGTCGTCGACGCCGCGGTCGACGCTTGCAGAGTGGAGATCCAAGAGCATCGCCACACGCTGCGTGTGAATCTGCCGAAGCATGCTGTCTTGCTACGAGGGGATCGGGCACGCTTGATTCAGATACTCTGCAACCTGCTCACCAACGCAGCCAAGTTCACTCCTCCAGGTGGGGTCATCGAGCTGAACGCGACGACGAGGGGCGGAACTCTCGTGTTGCGCGTCATCGACAACGGCATGGGGATCGCTCCCGGGAAGCTCAACGCGATCTTCGATCTCTTCACACAAGTGGACCGGTCGCTGGAGCGGCAGGGTGGATTGGGCATAGGGCTCACGCTGGTGCGACAGCTGATTGAGCTTCACGGCGGCAGCATCGAAGCCAAGAGTGATGGCGTCGGACGCGGGAGCGAGTTCATTCTCACGCTGCCCATCAGGGCCGGAGATGAAGCCTCTGCGGAGGTCTCGGCCGGCCCCGCACGGGTGAGCCCCGGCAGACCACGGCGAATCCTGGTGGCTGACGACAGTCACGACGCGGCGAAGAGTCTCACCCTCCTCCTTCGTCAGTGTGGGCACGAGGTCTATACGGCTTTCGATGGCATGGAAGCGGTGTTGTCGGCACAGGAGTGTCGGCCTGAGGTCATGATTGTCGACATCGGAATGCCGAAAATGAACGGCTACGAGGTCGCCCGGCGGATCCGCGAGCTGCCGTGGGCCAAGGGTGTCTGTCTCGTGGCGCTCACGGGCTGGGGGCAGGAAGCGGACCGCCATCGTGCCAGGGAATCCGGGTTCGACACCCACCTCGTGAAACCGGTCGACCCGGACGCTATCAACGCCTTGCTCTCCAAGCTCTGAGCCCTACGATTTGCCCTTATTTGGCCTTGATGACCGGCGCCGTCACTCCGGCGCCTCTGGCTACCAGCAACGCGAGGCCGCTCAGCAATGCGACGGCTCCCACGATGGGCGGGATGGGAAGGGTCCGGGTCCTCTGGCGGGTCACCTGGAGAGGGCCCAGATCGAGGGCCGTCTCCCGGGTTTTGTAGGTAATGCCCTGGTAGATGAATGCCATGATCCCCAGAGCGATGAGGATGTAGGCGGTAAGGGTTCTTGCCTTCATTGGGGTCTCGCTTTCTTTCTCGGCGGTTTCGGGTCGATTCTTCTTGCGGAGCACCCTGGCCCTCGCGGGCCAGGGTTCTTACCAAACCTACGACTTGACGGCGATGGTCAGGGGCTGGTCCAGGGTGATGACCAGGTCCGTGCCCATGGGAATCACCAGCTTCTTTCCTTTGGTGCCCGCGGCGATTCCGGTTCCGATGCCGCCGCCCACCACGGCTCCCACCGCGGCGTCCTTCGTGCTGCCCC includes these proteins:
- a CDS encoding ATP-binding protein → MLAHELRNPLGPIRNAAHYMRLKEVSPDFCPPLEMIERQVRHMVRLIDDLLDVSRISRGALELRLEEIRFAEVVDAAVDACRVEIQEHRHTLRVNLPKHAVLLRGDRARLIQILCNLLTNAAKFTPPGGVIELNATTRGGTLVLRVIDNGMGIAPGKLNAIFDLFTQVDRSLERQGGLGIGLTLVRQLIELHGGSIEAKSDGVGRGSEFILTLPIRAGDEASAEVSAGPARVSPGRPRRILVADDSHDAAKSLTLLLRQCGHEVYTAFDGMEAVLSAQECRPEVMIVDIGMPKMNGYEVARRIRELPWAKGVCLVALTGWGQEADRHRARESGFDTHLVKPVDPDAINALLSKL
- a CDS encoding DUF3185 domain-containing protein codes for the protein MKARTLTAYILIALGIMAFIYQGITYKTRETALDLGPLQVTRQRTRTLPIPPIVGAVALLSGLALLVARGAGVTAPVIKAK